Proteins encoded together in one Ralstonia insidiosa window:
- a CDS encoding LysR family transcriptional regulator: MSRLDINRFGEMEVFVRVVEQGGFSAAARACRMTPSAVSKLVARLEARLGARLVNRSTRRFQLTPEGAAFYERSVAVLADLDEAEREASAGAQPSGRLRVNANVPVGTHLLLPIVPAFLECHPQVSLDIALTDRVVDLLEDRTDVALRSGPLKSSRLVARKLGQTRLMVVASPGYLARMGTPRMPADLANHNCLAFSYVRAVNGWPFTKRGRRTEVMPQGNTQISDGEALRAVAVAGLGLARLAEFQVRADLDAGRLVPVLEEYNPGETEDIHAVYVGQGAHLPARVRAFLDFLVAHVKVA, encoded by the coding sequence ATGTCGCGGCTTGATATCAATCGCTTTGGCGAGATGGAAGTCTTCGTGCGGGTGGTGGAGCAGGGCGGGTTTTCAGCGGCGGCGCGGGCGTGCCGGATGACGCCGTCGGCGGTGAGCAAGCTGGTGGCGCGGCTGGAAGCGCGGCTTGGCGCACGGCTGGTGAACCGGTCAACGCGGCGCTTTCAGCTCACGCCGGAAGGCGCGGCATTTTATGAACGCAGCGTGGCGGTGCTGGCAGATCTGGACGAGGCCGAGCGCGAGGCGTCAGCCGGTGCGCAGCCGTCGGGGCGGTTGCGTGTGAACGCCAATGTGCCGGTCGGCACCCATCTGCTGCTGCCAATCGTGCCGGCGTTTCTGGAGTGTCATCCGCAGGTGTCGCTCGACATTGCACTCACGGATCGGGTGGTCGATCTGCTTGAAGACCGCACCGATGTTGCACTGCGTAGCGGGCCGCTGAAGAGCTCCCGCCTGGTCGCGCGCAAGCTGGGGCAGACACGGCTGATGGTCGTGGCTTCACCCGGTTATCTGGCGCGTATGGGCACCCCGCGCATGCCGGCCGACCTGGCCAATCACAACTGCCTGGCGTTCAGCTACGTGCGTGCGGTCAACGGCTGGCCTTTCACGAAACGGGGGCGCCGCACCGAGGTCATGCCGCAGGGCAACACGCAGATCAGCGACGGCGAGGCCCTACGCGCGGTGGCCGTGGCCGGCCTGGGCCTGGCGCGGCTGGCCGAGTTTCAGGTGCGGGCGGATCTTGATGCCGGCCGTCTCGTGCCGGTACTAGAGGAGTACAACCCCGGCGAAACCGAAGATATTCACGCGGTTTATGTCGGTCAGGGCGCGCATTTGCCGGCGCGTGTACGGGCGTTTCTGGACTTTCTGGTCGCGCATGTGAAGGTTGCCTAG
- a CDS encoding zinc-binding metallopeptidase family protein, with amino-acid sequence MKTFHCNRCQQLVFFENVLCERCDALLGYLPDVGEISAFEATGETAEAGDNLWRSLHPDAHGQLYRQCHNYAVENVCNWMIPADSPDTLCRACQFTDTIPDLTVPENRFYWYKMEVAKRRLLYTLMTLGLPLESRLENPETGLEFAFLQSKEDSEPVMTGHNHGRITLNVVEADDAAREKARTDLREPYRTLLGHFRHESGHYFFDRLIAGKPMWEAAFRLRFGDERASYADALKAYYDNGPPADWAQHYISAYATMHPWEDWAETWAHYLHMVDALDTAVSYGLALLPDHPQEPELTDQTPVEEASFNNLMSRWFPLTYVLNSLNRSLGQPDGYPFTLASPVIDKLRFVHRVIATSAKKPG; translated from the coding sequence ATGAAAACGTTCCACTGCAACCGTTGCCAGCAGCTCGTCTTCTTTGAAAACGTCTTGTGCGAGCGCTGCGACGCCCTGCTCGGCTACCTGCCTGACGTGGGCGAGATCAGCGCGTTTGAAGCCACTGGCGAAACAGCAGAGGCTGGAGACAACCTCTGGCGCAGCCTGCACCCAGATGCGCACGGCCAACTCTACCGCCAATGCCACAACTACGCGGTCGAAAACGTCTGCAACTGGATGATCCCGGCAGATTCGCCCGACACACTGTGCCGCGCCTGCCAGTTCACCGACACCATCCCCGACCTGACCGTGCCGGAAAACCGGTTCTACTGGTACAAGATGGAGGTCGCCAAGCGCCGGCTGCTCTATACGCTCATGACGCTGGGCCTGCCGCTGGAATCGCGCCTGGAAAACCCCGAAACCGGGCTGGAATTTGCGTTTCTGCAAAGCAAGGAAGACAGCGAGCCCGTGATGACCGGCCACAACCACGGCCGCATCACGCTCAACGTTGTCGAAGCCGACGATGCCGCGCGCGAAAAAGCCCGCACCGACCTGCGCGAGCCCTATCGCACGCTGCTCGGTCACTTCCGTCACGAATCCGGGCACTACTTCTTTGATCGCCTGATTGCCGGCAAGCCGATGTGGGAAGCCGCGTTCCGCCTGCGCTTTGGCGATGAACGCGCCAGCTATGCCGACGCGCTCAAGGCGTATTACGACAATGGGCCGCCGGCCGACTGGGCGCAGCACTACATCAGCGCCTACGCCACCATGCACCCATGGGAAGACTGGGCCGAAACCTGGGCGCACTACCTGCACATGGTCGACGCACTGGACACCGCCGTGTCGTACGGCCTGGCCCTGCTGCCCGACCACCCGCAAGAGCCCGAACTGACCGACCAGACCCCAGTGGAAGAAGCCAGCTTCAACAACCTGATGAGCCGCTGGTTTCCGCTCACCTACGTGCTCAACAGCCTCAATCGCAGCCTGGGGCAGCCCGATGGCTACCCGTTCACGCTGGCATCCCCCGTGATCGACAAGCTGCGTTTCGTGCACCGCGTCATCGCAACCTCCGCCAAGAAACCCGGTTGA
- a CDS encoding chemotaxis protein, with protein sequence MSLHSQLEVDERTNLTNNNRFELLLFRLGESARSNQREMFGINVFKVREIMVMPPVTHVADAGAHILGAVNVRGQIIPVIDLASVIGTKNGNANILLITEYARSTQGFAVEEVDEIVRLEWSQIFPAEASVGSSNITSLARLDGNADNSRLAQVIDVEQILVDVFPTRRTDLAPDNDERPIKLPPGAKLLVADDSGLARSLIANGLEAMGTPYVMTKSGQEAWDTLQNIARDAAREGKTVRDKIALVLTDLEMPEMDGFTLTRKIKTEPAFQSIPVVIHSSLSGSANEDHVRRVGANGYVAKFEANELAQAIASALA encoded by the coding sequence ATGTCACTGCATTCGCAACTGGAAGTCGATGAACGGACCAATCTGACGAACAACAACCGCTTTGAGCTGTTGCTGTTCCGCCTGGGCGAATCTGCGCGATCCAACCAGCGCGAAATGTTCGGCATCAACGTGTTCAAGGTGCGCGAGATCATGGTCATGCCGCCAGTGACGCACGTGGCGGATGCCGGTGCCCACATCCTGGGCGCGGTGAACGTGCGCGGTCAGATCATCCCGGTGATCGACCTGGCCAGCGTGATCGGCACCAAGAATGGCAATGCCAACATCCTGCTGATTACCGAGTACGCGCGTTCCACGCAAGGTTTTGCGGTGGAAGAGGTGGATGAGATCGTCCGCCTGGAATGGAGCCAGATCTTCCCGGCTGAGGCCAGCGTAGGCAGCAGCAACATCACCAGCCTGGCACGCCTGGACGGCAACGCCGACAACTCGCGTCTGGCGCAGGTGATCGACGTCGAGCAGATCCTGGTGGACGTATTCCCGACGCGCCGCACCGATCTGGCCCCCGACAATGACGAGCGTCCGATCAAGCTGCCCCCGGGCGCCAAGCTGCTGGTGGCTGACGATTCGGGCCTCGCGCGCTCACTGATTGCCAATGGTCTGGAAGCGATGGGCACCCCCTACGTGATGACCAAGAGCGGCCAGGAAGCGTGGGACACGCTGCAGAACATCGCCCGTGATGCAGCCCGCGAGGGCAAGACCGTGCGCGACAAGATCGCCCTGGTGCTGACCGATCTGGAAATGCCCGAGATGGACGGCTTTACGCTCACGCGCAAGATCAAGACCGAGCCGGCGTTCCAGTCGATTCCGGTGGTGATTCACTCGTCGCTGTCGGGCTCGGCCAATGAGGACCATGTGCGCCGCGTGGGTGCCAATGGCTACGTCGCCAAGTTCGAGGCCAATGAACTGGCGCAGGCGATTGCGTCGGCGCTGGCCTAA